In Alicyclobacillus macrosporangiidus CPP55, a single window of DNA contains:
- the trxB gene encoding thioredoxin-disulfide reductase: protein MHKVIILGTGPAGFTAAIYAARANLNPLVIEGDQPGGQLTMTTEVENFPGFPDGIMGPELMDNMRRQAERFGAAFVNGQVTSVDLAQRSFRVVVDDSKEYLAESIIISTGASAKKLGIPGEVEMMGHGVSACATCDGFFFQGKSVLVVGGGDSAMEEATFLTKFASEVTIVHRRSELRASKVMQDRARRNPKIKWLLNVTPVEVATDGSKVSGLVVKDNQTGEVRTIPADGIFVAIGHTPNTGFLANQVEIDDRGYILTKGQSTATSVEGVFACGDVMDPHYRQAITAAGSGCKAALDAERFLESNTVPAQTQIIV, encoded by the coding sequence GTGCACAAGGTCATCATCCTCGGGACGGGTCCGGCCGGGTTCACCGCCGCCATTTATGCGGCTCGTGCCAATCTCAATCCGCTCGTCATCGAAGGGGATCAGCCGGGCGGACAACTGACCATGACGACGGAGGTGGAGAATTTCCCCGGCTTTCCGGATGGAATCATGGGGCCCGAGCTCATGGACAACATGCGCAGACAAGCGGAGCGTTTTGGTGCGGCCTTTGTCAATGGCCAGGTCACTTCCGTTGACTTGGCGCAGCGTTCATTTCGGGTGGTCGTGGACGATTCAAAGGAGTATCTTGCCGAATCCATCATCATTTCAACCGGTGCATCGGCCAAGAAACTTGGCATCCCTGGCGAAGTCGAGATGATGGGCCATGGGGTATCCGCCTGTGCCACTTGCGATGGATTCTTCTTTCAAGGAAAGTCTGTCCTCGTTGTAGGCGGCGGGGATTCTGCGATGGAGGAGGCGACTTTCTTGACGAAATTTGCGTCTGAAGTCACCATTGTACATCGCCGCAGTGAGCTCCGTGCATCCAAAGTGATGCAAGATCGGGCACGGAGAAACCCCAAAATCAAGTGGCTGTTGAACGTGACGCCTGTTGAGGTTGCAACGGACGGTTCAAAGGTCAGTGGCCTGGTGGTGAAGGACAATCAGACAGGGGAAGTGCGGACCATCCCTGCCGACGGGATTTTTGTCGCCATCGGCCATACGCCGAACACTGGATTTCTTGCAAACCAGGTGGAAATCGATGACCGAGGTTACATTCTCACCAAGGGGCAGTCGACAGCCACGAGCGTTGAGGGAGTCTTTGCTTGCGGAGATGTGATGGATCCGCATTATCGACAGGCCATCACGGCGGCGGGAAGTGGATGCAAAGCCGCATTGGATGCGGAGCGGTTTTTGGAAAGCAATACGGTACCAGCACAGACGCAAATCATTGTCTGA
- a CDS encoding DUF2933 domain-containing protein, translated as MLQTLGSIVALLACPLMMIFMMKGMHGGHENHGMHRSTRRKFGSPEEELADVKRQLDDLQNQYNRLSQQVTDRHGHLG; from the coding sequence ATGTTGCAAACCCTTGGATCCATCGTCGCTCTTCTCGCATGCCCGTTGATGATGATCTTCATGATGAAAGGCATGCACGGAGGACACGAAAACCATGGAATGCATCGCTCAACCCGCCGAAAATTCGGATCTCCAGAAGAAGAGCTGGCCGACGTGAAGCGTCAGCTCGATGACTTGCAAAACCAGTACAACCGCCTTTCCCAACAGGTAACAGACCGACATGGACACCTCGGAT
- a CDS encoding ArsR/SmtB family transcription factor: MTLSFEQWAEIYKALADKTRLHILALLRHDEMCVCELVEVLKMSQPAVSQHLRRLKQAGLVRERKTAQWVYYGLDGSVVPFFDRCLAQLPDVSEEIARLEAQGLRVCCESSPGEGAES; this comes from the coding sequence GTGACGCTGTCATTCGAACAGTGGGCTGAGATATACAAGGCGCTCGCCGACAAGACCAGATTGCACATTTTGGCCCTGCTCAGACACGATGAAATGTGCGTTTGCGAATTGGTCGAGGTATTGAAAATGTCCCAGCCGGCCGTGTCCCAGCACTTGCGCAGATTGAAGCAAGCCGGGCTCGTGAGAGAACGAAAGACAGCACAGTGGGTGTATTACGGTCTGGATGGATCTGTCGTCCCTTTCTTCGACAGATGCCTGGCTCAACTCCCGGATGTATCTGAGGAAATCGCTCGACTTGAGGCACAGGGATTGCGTGTGTGCTGTGAATCCAGCCCTGGTGAAGGAGCTGAATCATGA